The DNA region GCGtagaccaaaaaaagaaaagaaataaaaaaagtaaaaagaagagaaacgGTCTGGGCTGGGGCAATTCCTGACCTTAAAACTAGCAAGCATAAATAACTTGCAAAACTGTggccttttatttctttttctggcCATCATCGTATCTTTTCCAAAACACCAAAAATGCCTGCGACAACAGAGAACAACAACCAAGGCTCATTCCTGGGTCGAATAAGCATCCGCAGAAACCAAGTGATGTCCATGGACGGAAGCCACGACCAAGAGATGGAAGACCTGGAGCTTTTCCAGAAGCACATCGGAGACCGCTTCTCGGAGCTCTTATCCTCCACCTCCGAagactcctcctcctcctcctcctcctcctcctccggcGACGCGCTTCTCTCCATTGCGTGGCTCCGCAGGCTCCTCGACGAGTTCCTCTGCTGCGAGGCCGAGTTCAAAGCCGTCGTCTTAATGGGCCGCGACCCTTCCCAGATCACGAAGCCACCGCTCGACAAGCTCCTCCCGGATCTCCTCGACCGCGGCGTCAAGTCCCTCGACGTCTGCAATGCCGTCACCCTCGGCCTCGACGCCGTCAAGAACCTCCAGCGCCTCGCCGAGATCGCCGTCGCGGCCCTCGAACAAACCCCCCTCGGTGACGGCCAGGTCCGCCGCGCCAAGAAGGCGCTCTCCGCCCTCGTAGCCGCCATGCTGAACGACGACAGCAACGCCGCCGCCAAGGGAACCGAACGCACCCGCTCCTTCGGGCGCCGCGCCGGAAACACCAACGCCACTAAATACAAGTCGCTGTCGTGGAGCATGGCCAAGAACTGGTCCGCGGCGAAGCAAATCCACGCGATGATGTCGAATCTGACGGCGCCACGTGGCGCGGAGTCCTCGGGATTGGCGCAACCCATGTACATGATGAGCACCGTGTTGGTGTTCGTGATGTGGACTCTGGTTGCGGCGGTTCCTTGCCAGGAAAGGAATGGGCTAGGGACCCATTTTCCTCTGCCGAGGCAATTGGGCTGGGCCCAGCCCATGATCGGCCTGCAGGAGAAGATTGCGGAGGAgtggaagaagaaagagaagaaagggaACGTTGGGTTGTTAGAGGAGATGCAGAGGATGGACAAGCTGGGTCAGTCCCTGATTGAATTCGCAGACTCGTTTCAGTTCCCAACCGAAACGGAGCGTATGGATGAGGTGAAGAAGCACGTCGAGGAATTGGGGgacatttgtaaaaaaatggaGGAAGGCTTGGAACCTTTACAGCAGCAGATTAGAGAGGTCTTTCACAGGGTCGTAAGGAGCAGGACTGAGTTTCTCCTTGCCTTGGACCAAGCTGCCAAGTCCACTACACCCGCTCTGTAAATAACCACAATCTACATCATCATCCTTTTAGGTTTCACACATTTTACATGCCACCttatctacttttctaaataaaaaaactgcCCCCAAAAATTAAGGGCTATATACTTATGCGTTAATTACCATGTGCTcaagcaaaattttatttaaaaaaaaaaaaaacttgcaaaGATTTATCGTTAACTGTATAATTTACAAATACTTAACAACTTAGCCTCAATTAGTTAACATATGATGAACAAACAAGGTAAAACTAAGCATACAacgaaacaaaaaaacaatatcaCTTTTTAATCTCATATAATGTCCTATTCTTCTTTTAAACGCACATAAGATaggataaaattcattttaacacgTTGTATTTCGTTCTATTTTAATACATTCACACACTATCCCATACTATTGTAACCATTATAATTTTTACGTACGtccttttcttttactattatgTTTTGATTTAGTGGatctgttttatttatttatttatattgctTGCTTCATACGGACTTAGCGCCCCCACCTACAAATATTTGAGCGTATAGACTATTAGAGCTTCTGGTAAGAACTAAGAACTTATATTA from Glycine soja cultivar W05 chromosome 8, ASM419377v2, whole genome shotgun sequence includes:
- the LOC114422875 gene encoding uncharacterized protein LOC114422875, giving the protein MPATTENNNQGSFLGRISIRRNQVMSMDGSHDQEMEDLELFQKHIGDRFSELLSSTSEDSSSSSSSSSSGDALLSIAWLRRLLDEFLCCEAEFKAVVLMGRDPSQITKPPLDKLLPDLLDRGVKSLDVCNAVTLGLDAVKNLQRLAEIAVAALEQTPLGDGQVRRAKKALSALVAAMLNDDSNAAAKGTERTRSFGRRAGNTNATKYKSLSWSMAKNWSAAKQIHAMMSNLTAPRGAESSGLAQPMYMMSTVLVFVMWTLVAAVPCQERNGLGTHFPLPRQLGWAQPMIGLQEKIAEEWKKKEKKGNVGLLEEMQRMDKLGQSLIEFADSFQFPTETERMDEVKKHVEELGDICKKMEEGLEPLQQQIREVFHRVVRSRTEFLLALDQAAKSTTPAL